From one Thalassobaculum sp. OXR-137 genomic stretch:
- a CDS encoding SDR family NAD(P)-dependent oxidoreductase, which yields MTAQSLDPSAEREEIAIIGMAGRFPGADIVDALWRLLRDGREGLTRFEREDLRAAGLSAEVTDRPDYVAVNGRLDGVESFDAPFFRMTPREARITDPQHRAMLELAWQALEDSGYDPARYDGSIGVFAGCGPSSYLLHNLWPNRAALAGIGELPVQIGTNKDYLATRISYRLDLTGPSVCVSTACSTSLVAVHMAAQALLDYQCDMALAGGAGIQVPQDTGYLHQAGGILSPDGHCRAFDAEAQGTVGGNGAALVVLKRLSDALADGDTIHAVIRGSAINNDGGDKAGYTAPSVDGQARVVAEALAVAAVGPETIGYVEAHGTGTPLGDPIEVAALARVFGGRDRPCPIGSIKTNIGHLDEAAGVAGLIKAVLCLRHRQIPASLHFERANPEIDFAAAGLTVNRSLVDWAAPVAGHPRRAGVSSFGIGGTNAHVVLEEAPPVVPVAPSRPLQLLPVSARSAAVLSRRVRDLADWFAGGADADLADVAFTLQRGRRAFEHRGVVLAADGEEAQARLRRFAPAEGNVAAADPPPVIFLCSGQGSQYPGMGRGLYEHEPVFRMALDACAERLLPHLGLDIRRVVHPRDAASEARAADRLQATEVAQPALFAVEYATAALLRHWGVKPTALIGHSLGEYVAACLAGSLDLDTALALVAARGRLMQAAPPGAMLAVPLPADELMPLLGADLALAAVNAPDRCVASGSGPAIDALATRLEESGVPAQRLAVSHGFHSPLMEPVLVSFAAEIGRHRLAAPTLPYISNLDGDWITPERARDPQTYLRHLREPVAYAQGIARILRDHPDAILLEIGPGQALAMAARRTGASQARTLTTLPGAQARSTDHRTTLASLGALWQAGVAVDWAAFAEPRRRRVSLPGYPFERERHWIDAPKEEPEATAAAPAHPRKNSDVTRWFYAPTWRRAEAAGGPAVDPAQTWLVLTHPHGRGAEVLRALRERGARAIAALPGDAFARLEDATYSLRPDVPEDFVALLDALAREGRQPDRIVYLWSLEAESRAGEGHGFTGLALLGRALAERCGGGSVDLCTVTAGAEDVTGDEPLVPDAAAVTGAARVIGQELPGIVCRTIDLDARELADGVDRLCQELATARPDGRVALRGRYRWIHGVEPLTVTAPAAGLPPLLRREGTYLIVGGLGQLGLLLAEYLAERVAARLVLVSRTETPTAAQSRRMAAMERAGARVLHLAGTVGDPADIATIRRKAEAAFGRIDGVIHAAGLPAADTLCDLRSVDPEDAARHFAVKPHGVAALDRIFADGPPDFFLLFSSLASILGGLGFTAYAAANSMLDAAARRRQRDGAATWISVNWDAWDLEAQDRPEQSALDGRLRALSITPAEGRRVFDILFDNRFAPQVAVSTWDLQQRLTRWRSEGPADTGPEPAVMPATDPSPELEDGPGGAIADIWCRVLGLERVGPEDNFFALNGDSLLATQLIAQINRRLGTNLGVRAMFEHPTVSGLAALAAAGTDAAPAAIPPAPPAPDYPLSHGQKRLWLLCQSPEASVAYNMSYAVRLIGRLDPDALRRAFDYVVARHESLRTAFVVSGGAPRQAVREPAPFPLPLRDLSRRADPAAVAEDAARAEALAPFDLGAPPLLRAGLLKLGADDHVLLITLHHIVGDGLSLNALIRELDRAYGSLRAGDAPSLPPLTLQYRDFAVWQERQMAGPAMARHREYWMTKLQGDLPRPALPGVRNADAGRAHAGAQVVVTLSDADRDRLHRLCRAETVTLFMLLAAALKVLLHRASGEADIVIGTPVAGREQAELEGQIGHYLNNLVLRDRVTRRESFRTLLHRVAATVAEAFEHQAYPFDRLVEDLGVPVRPGETPLFGVLLNLMPSRDLELRLGNLELRPFGREAETTLFDLNVMVCDGPDGLALQFAYNSARYEAAAMHELAEGYARLLRRVAETPEIGVRDLCAALDAAGPREDGDKAKFLADALDLDEVF from the coding sequence ATGACCGCCCAATCCCTCGACCCATCCGCCGAGCGCGAGGAGATCGCGATCATCGGCATGGCCGGCCGCTTCCCCGGCGCCGACATCGTCGATGCACTCTGGCGCCTGCTCCGCGACGGGCGCGAGGGGCTGACCCGGTTCGAGCGCGAGGACCTGCGCGCCGCCGGACTGTCCGCCGAGGTGACCGACCGGCCCGACTACGTCGCCGTGAACGGCCGGCTCGACGGCGTCGAGAGTTTCGACGCGCCGTTCTTCCGGATGACCCCGCGCGAGGCTCGGATCACCGATCCCCAGCACCGGGCGATGCTCGAACTCGCCTGGCAGGCGCTGGAAGACAGCGGCTACGATCCCGCTCGGTACGACGGCTCGATCGGCGTCTTCGCCGGCTGCGGGCCGAGCAGCTACCTGCTGCACAACCTCTGGCCCAACCGGGCGGCCCTGGCGGGTATCGGCGAGCTGCCGGTTCAGATCGGCACCAACAAGGATTATCTGGCCACGCGGATCTCGTACCGGCTCGACCTCACCGGGCCGAGCGTCTGCGTGTCCACCGCCTGCTCCACCTCCCTCGTCGCGGTCCACATGGCCGCCCAGGCCCTGCTCGACTACCAGTGCGACATGGCGCTGGCCGGCGGGGCCGGCATCCAGGTTCCGCAGGACACAGGCTATCTGCATCAGGCGGGCGGGATCCTGTCGCCGGACGGCCATTGCCGCGCCTTCGACGCCGAGGCGCAGGGCACGGTGGGCGGCAACGGCGCCGCCCTGGTGGTGCTGAAACGGCTGTCCGATGCCCTGGCCGACGGCGACACCATCCACGCGGTGATCCGCGGGTCCGCGATCAACAACGACGGCGGCGACAAGGCGGGCTACACCGCCCCCAGCGTGGACGGCCAGGCCCGGGTCGTCGCCGAGGCCCTGGCAGTGGCGGCGGTCGGACCGGAGACCATCGGCTATGTGGAGGCGCACGGCACCGGCACGCCGCTCGGCGACCCGATCGAGGTGGCGGCCCTGGCCCGCGTGTTCGGCGGACGGGACCGGCCCTGCCCGATCGGCTCGATCAAGACGAATATCGGCCATCTGGACGAGGCGGCGGGTGTCGCCGGACTGATCAAGGCGGTGCTCTGCCTGCGCCACCGGCAGATCCCGGCGAGCCTGCATTTCGAGCGGGCGAACCCGGAAATCGATTTCGCCGCCGCCGGCCTGACGGTCAACCGGAGCCTCGTGGACTGGGCCGCGCCGGTAGCCGGCCATCCGCGGCGGGCGGGGGTCAGCTCCTTCGGCATCGGCGGCACCAACGCCCATGTGGTGCTGGAAGAGGCGCCGCCCGTCGTCCCCGTCGCGCCGTCGCGCCCGCTCCAGCTTCTGCCGGTCAGCGCCCGCAGCGCGGCGGTACTGTCGCGGCGGGTCCGGGACCTGGCCGACTGGTTCGCGGGCGGCGCCGACGCGGATCTGGCGGATGTCGCCTTCACCCTGCAGCGCGGAAGGCGCGCCTTCGAACATCGCGGTGTCGTCCTGGCGGCCGACGGCGAGGAGGCGCAGGCCCGGCTCAGACGTTTCGCACCCGCAGAGGGCAACGTCGCCGCCGCCGATCCGCCGCCGGTGATCTTCCTGTGCAGCGGCCAGGGCAGCCAGTACCCTGGCATGGGGCGCGGCCTCTATGAGCACGAGCCCGTCTTTCGGATGGCCCTGGACGCCTGCGCCGAGCGGCTTCTGCCGCATCTCGGCCTGGATATCCGCCGGGTCGTCCATCCCCGGGACGCGGCGTCGGAAGCCCGGGCGGCGGATCGGCTCCAAGCGACGGAGGTGGCCCAGCCGGCCCTGTTCGCCGTGGAATACGCAACCGCCGCCCTGTTGCGTCACTGGGGGGTCAAGCCCACGGCCCTGATCGGCCACAGCCTAGGCGAATACGTCGCCGCCTGCCTCGCCGGGTCGCTGGACCTGGACACCGCCCTCGCCCTGGTCGCCGCCCGGGGCCGGCTGATGCAGGCCGCACCGCCGGGCGCCATGCTGGCCGTCCCCCTGCCGGCGGACGAGCTGATGCCGCTTCTGGGCGCGGATCTGGCGCTCGCAGCGGTGAATGCGCCGGATCGCTGCGTGGCCAGCGGCAGCGGGCCGGCCATCGATGCGCTGGCGACACGGCTGGAGGAGAGCGGCGTCCCGGCCCAGCGACTGGCGGTCTCCCACGGGTTCCATTCGCCTCTGATGGAGCCGGTCCTGGTCAGCTTCGCGGCGGAGATCGGCCGCCACCGGCTGGCGGCGCCGACGCTGCCCTACATCTCCAATCTCGACGGCGACTGGATCACCCCGGAGCGGGCGCGCGATCCGCAGACCTATCTCCGCCATCTGCGCGAACCGGTTGCCTATGCCCAGGGGATCGCTCGGATCCTGCGCGACCATCCGGACGCCATCCTGCTGGAAATCGGGCCCGGCCAGGCGCTGGCCATGGCGGCGCGGCGCACCGGAGCGTCCCAGGCCCGGACCCTGACCACCCTGCCGGGGGCGCAGGCGCGGTCGACCGATCACCGCACGACCCTGGCCAGCCTCGGCGCTCTCTGGCAGGCCGGTGTCGCCGTCGACTGGGCCGCCTTCGCCGAGCCGCGCCGCCGCCGGGTGTCCCTGCCGGGATATCCGTTCGAGCGGGAACGGCACTGGATCGATGCGCCCAAGGAGGAGCCGGAGGCCACCGCCGCCGCGCCCGCCCACCCGCGCAAGAACTCGGACGTGACCCGGTGGTTCTACGCCCCGACCTGGCGCCGGGCGGAGGCGGCCGGGGGTCCTGCGGTGGATCCGGCGCAGACCTGGCTCGTCCTGACCCATCCGCACGGCAGGGGCGCGGAGGTGCTGCGGGCGCTGCGGGAGCGCGGGGCCCGGGCGATCGCCGCCCTTCCGGGCGACGCCTTCGCCCGGCTCGAGGACGCGACCTACTCCCTGCGCCCGGACGTGCCTGAGGACTTCGTCGCCCTGCTCGACGCCCTGGCGCGGGAGGGGCGGCAGCCCGACCGGATCGTCTATCTGTGGTCGCTGGAAGCGGAGTCCCGCGCTGGCGAGGGCCACGGTTTCACCGGTCTCGCCCTGCTCGGCCGGGCGCTGGCGGAGCGCTGCGGCGGCGGGAGCGTCGATCTCTGCACCGTGACCGCCGGCGCGGAGGACGTGACCGGCGACGAACCGCTCGTGCCCGACGCCGCGGCCGTGACCGGGGCGGCGCGGGTGATCGGCCAGGAACTCCCCGGTATCGTCTGCCGGACGATAGACCTGGACGCCCGCGAGCTGGCAGACGGGGTCGACAGGCTCTGCCAGGAACTCGCGACGGCCCGGCCCGACGGCCGGGTCGCCCTGCGCGGCCGCTACCGCTGGATCCATGGCGTCGAACCGCTGACCGTGACCGCGCCCGCAGCCGGCCTTCCGCCGCTGCTGCGCCGCGAAGGCACATATCTGATCGTCGGCGGGCTCGGCCAGCTCGGTCTGCTGCTCGCCGAATACCTGGCCGAGCGCGTGGCCGCGCGGCTCGTGCTGGTCAGCCGAACCGAGACCCCCACGGCCGCACAGTCCCGGCGCATGGCCGCGATGGAGCGGGCCGGAGCGCGGGTGCTGCATCTGGCCGGCACCGTCGGCGATCCCGCCGACATAGCCACGATCCGACGCAAGGCCGAAGCCGCCTTCGGCCGGATCGACGGCGTGATCCATGCCGCCGGACTGCCCGCCGCCGACACTCTTTGCGACCTGCGCAGCGTCGATCCGGAGGACGCCGCCCGGCATTTCGCGGTGAAGCCGCACGGGGTCGCCGCGCTGGATCGGATTTTCGCCGACGGCCCGCCCGACTTCTTCCTGCTGTTCTCCTCGCTCGCCTCGATCCTCGGCGGCCTCGGCTTCACCGCCTATGCCGCCGCCAACAGCATGCTCGACGCCGCCGCCCGCCGGCGACAGCGGGACGGCGCCGCCACCTGGATCAGCGTCAACTGGGACGCCTGGGACCTGGAGGCGCAGGACCGCCCCGAGCAATCGGCCCTGGACGGCCGGTTGCGGGCACTGTCGATCACCCCGGCCGAGGGCCGCCGGGTGTTCGACATCCTGTTCGACAACCGCTTCGCCCCGCAGGTCGCCGTCTCCACCTGGGACCTGCAGCAGCGGCTGACGCGCTGGCGAAGCGAAGGGCCTGCCGACACCGGTCCGGAGCCCGCCGTCATGCCCGCCACCGATCCGTCGCCGGAGCTGGAGGACGGACCGGGCGGCGCGATCGCCGACATCTGGTGCCGGGTGCTCGGTCTGGAGCGGGTCGGACCGGAGGACAACTTCTTCGCCCTCAACGGCGACTCCCTGCTGGCCACCCAGCTCATCGCCCAGATCAACCGGCGGCTCGGCACCAATCTCGGGGTGCGCGCGATGTTCGAGCACCCGACCGTCTCCGGTCTCGCCGCCCTGGCGGCGGCCGGCACCGACGCGGCACCGGCGGCCATTCCCCCCGCGCCGCCCGCGCCGGACTATCCGCTGAGCCACGGCCAGAAGCGGCTCTGGCTGCTCTGCCAGTCGCCCGAGGCCTCGGTCGCCTACAACATGAGCTACGCGGTGCGGCTGATCGGTCGCCTCGACCCCGACGCGCTGCGCAGGGCCTTCGACTATGTGGTGGCGCGGCACGAGAGCCTGCGGACCGCGTTCGTCGTCAGCGGCGGCGCGCCGCGTCAGGCGGTCCGGGAACCGGCTCCCTTCCCGCTGCCGCTCCGCGATCTGTCGAGACGCGCCGATCCGGCGGCCGTGGCCGAAGACGCGGCCCGGGCCGAGGCGCTTGCGCCCTTCGACCTCGGCGCACCGCCGCTGCTGCGCGCCGGCCTGCTGAAGCTCGGCGCCGACGATCACGTGCTGCTGATCACCCTGCACCACATCGTCGGCGACGGCCTCAGCCTCAACGCGCTGATCCGCGAGCTCGACCGGGCCTACGGCTCCCTGCGCGCCGGCGACGCCCCGAGCCTGCCGCCGCTGACCCTGCAGTACCGCGACTTCGCCGTCTGGCAGGAACGTCAGATGGCGGGGCCGGCGATGGCCCGGCACCGCGAGTACTGGATGACCAAGCTGCAAGGCGACCTGCCCCGCCCGGCACTGCCCGGGGTGCGGAACGCCGACGCCGGCCGGGCTCATGCCGGCGCGCAGGTCGTCGTCACCCTGTCCGACGCCGACCGCGACAGGCTACATCGGCTCTGCCGGGCCGAGACGGTCACGCTGTTCATGCTGCTGGCCGCCGCCCTCAAGGTCCTGCTCCACCGGGCCAGCGGCGAGGCGGACATCGTCATCGGCACCCCGGTCGCCGGCCGCGAGCAGGCGGAGCTGGAGGGCCAGATCGGCCATTACCTGAACAACCTCGTCCTGCGCGACCGCGTCACCCGGCGCGAGAGCTTCCGCACCCTGCTGCACCGGGTGGCCGCCACCGTCGCCGAGGCGTTCGAGCACCAGGCCTATCCCTTCGACCGGCTGGTGGAGGATCTGGGCGTGCCCGTGCGCCCCGGCGAGACGCCGCTGTTCGGCGTCCTGCTCAACCTGATGCCGAGCCGGGATCTGGAGCTGAGGCTGGGCAATCTGGAGCTGCGCCCCTTCGGCCGGGAGGCCGAGACCACCCTGTTCGACCTGAACGTGATGGTCTGCGACGGGCCGGACGGGCTTGCGCTGCAATTCGCCTACAACAGCGCCCGCTACGAGGCCGCCGCGATGCACGAGCTCGCCGAGGGTTACGCGCGGCTGCTCCGGCGGGTGGCGGAGACGCCGGAGATCGGGGTGCGCGACCTCTGCGCGGCGCTCGACGCCGCCGGTCCCCGCGAGGACGGCGACAAGGCCAAGTTTCTCGCCGACGCCCTCGACCTCGACGAGGTGTTCTAG
- a CDS encoding non-ribosomal peptide synthetase, translating into MPTTTKTVIHAAFERVADAHPERIAIEASGRRIAYGDLNRAANRAAHGLIRQHGVGRGAVVGLHLPPGIAYVTAMLAVAKAGGIFLPLAMAAPPRRQEKILAVAAPALILTERPSDLPPGAATASPASLGAQDEANPPLAVAGDDAAYIVSTSGSTGAPKAILGSQKGLSHFIHWEVGLFGAGGDTRVSQLAPATFDVSLRDIFFPLLAGGTLCVPDDATRTDSRRLLAWLEASRVTHIHCVPSLFRQLTADLASADAAADRLPDLRHILLAGEPLYGADVQRWQALMGRRIELTNLYGPSETTLAKAFHRIGAAPTEPGRMVPVGLPLPNTSLLVIKDGELCDEGEIGEVFIKTPFMSKGYLAAPEETAAAFVQNPLTPGTPDTIYRSGDLGRYLAGHVVELLGRRDGQVKIAGTRIELAEVEGAILKHPAVRAAVVAVNPATARDPSLTAYYIADAPVAAADLRRHLDDWLPAAMQPAYLMQLDRFPLNLHGKVDRRALPRPADLLYRDAPYVAPQGETETRIAAIWGEVLELEKVGATHGFVDLGGDSLKAIRVLSRLYQAFGVEATLPDLFPHGTVRSLAATLNATLPAPTADPRQPAVAGQEG; encoded by the coding sequence ATGCCGACCACGACCAAGACCGTCATCCACGCCGCCTTCGAACGGGTCGCCGACGCCCATCCCGAGCGGATCGCGATCGAGGCATCCGGCCGCCGCATCGCCTACGGCGATCTGAACCGGGCGGCCAACCGCGCCGCCCATGGCCTGATCCGCCAGCATGGCGTCGGCAGGGGTGCCGTGGTCGGCCTGCACCTGCCGCCGGGCATCGCGTATGTGACCGCCATGCTCGCGGTGGCCAAGGCCGGGGGGATCTTTCTGCCGCTGGCCATGGCCGCCCCGCCCCGTCGCCAGGAGAAGATCCTGGCAGTCGCCGCCCCTGCCCTGATCCTGACCGAGCGGCCGTCGGACCTGCCGCCGGGCGCCGCCACCGCCTCACCGGCATCGCTGGGCGCGCAGGACGAGGCCAACCCGCCGCTCGCCGTCGCGGGCGACGATGCCGCCTACATCGTCTCCACCTCCGGCTCCACCGGCGCGCCGAAGGCGATCCTGGGCAGCCAGAAGGGCCTCAGCCATTTCATCCACTGGGAGGTCGGGCTGTTCGGCGCCGGCGGCGACACCAGGGTCAGCCAGCTCGCCCCTGCGACCTTCGACGTGAGCCTGCGGGATATCTTCTTCCCGCTGCTGGCCGGCGGCACCCTGTGCGTGCCCGACGACGCCACGCGCACCGACAGCCGGCGTCTGCTGGCCTGGCTGGAGGCGTCCCGGGTCACCCACATCCACTGCGTGCCCTCCCTGTTCCGCCAGCTCACCGCCGACCTCGCCAGCGCAGACGCGGCGGCCGACCGCCTCCCCGACCTGAGGCACATCCTGCTCGCCGGCGAACCGCTCTACGGCGCCGATGTCCAGCGCTGGCAGGCGCTGATGGGCCGGCGGATCGAGCTCACCAACCTCTACGGCCCGTCGGAGACCACCCTGGCCAAGGCGTTTCACCGGATCGGCGCCGCCCCGACCGAGCCCGGCCGCATGGTGCCGGTCGGGCTGCCGTTGCCCAACACCTCCCTGCTGGTGATCAAGGACGGCGAACTCTGCGACGAGGGCGAGATCGGCGAGGTCTTCATCAAGACCCCGTTCATGTCCAAGGGGTACCTCGCCGCCCCCGAGGAGACCGCCGCCGCCTTCGTCCAGAACCCGCTGACGCCCGGGACCCCGGACACGATCTACCGCAGCGGCGACCTGGGACGGTATCTCGCCGGCCATGTGGTCGAACTGCTCGGCCGCCGGGACGGGCAGGTCAAGATCGCCGGCACCCGGATCGAACTGGCCGAGGTCGAGGGGGCGATCCTGAAGCATCCCGCGGTCCGGGCGGCCGTCGTCGCGGTCAACCCCGCCACCGCCCGAGACCCGAGCCTGACCGCCTACTACATCGCCGACGCGCCGGTCGCCGCCGCCGACCTGCGCCGGCACCTGGACGACTGGCTGCCCGCCGCGATGCAGCCGGCCTACCTGATGCAGCTGGACCGGTTTCCGCTGAACCTGCACGGCAAGGTGGACCGGCGCGCCCTGCCCCGGCCGGCGGACCTGCTGTACCGCGACGCGCCCTATGTCGCCCCCCAAGGCGAGACCGAGACGCGGATCGCGGCGATCTGGGGCGAGGTGCTGGAGCTGGAGAAGGTCGGCGCGACCCACGGCTTCGTCGATCTGGGCGGCGACTCCCTGAAGGCGATCCGCGTCCTGTCCCGGCTCTATCAGGCCTTCGGCGTCGAGGCGACGCTGCCCGACCTGTTCCCCCACGGCACCGTGCGCTCCCTGGCCGCAACCCTGAACGCCACCCTGCCGGCACCCACGGCGGACCCCCGGCAGCCGGCCGTCGCCGGACAGGAGGGCTAG
- the asnB gene encoding asparagine synthase (glutamine-hydrolyzing) gives MCGFVGCYTPGRADAIDAALLDRMTRTLEHRGPDGRSLTRMPHLGLGFCRLAIVDLAGGNQPIHNEDRSIALVCNGEIYNHLDLRRSLQRRGHSFRAQVDVEVLVHLYEEHGPAFLDRLNGQFALALYDPARNRLLLARDPAGIAPLYYVWRDGTLLFASELKALLEHPLVGRRIDLTALDQVVTFPGPVSPRSLFADIRSLPPGHLLILEGGEPVVCPYWDLDYPLATDLDPAAEPDYEALESSLRASVGRRLQADVDVGFYLSGGLDSSLIAALIGEHDRAAGLTRKRHAFSIGFPDRQIDERCQQEMVARRIGAVHHTVLFDAEQIHARLRAAVRHAEAPLKESYNTCSLALSELVRRHGLKVVLTGEGADELFGGYVGYRLDARPRSGTEDFSLDAQLERDRRRRLWGDADFFYERDYVALSETKRALYAPDLAAELDRFECSLAPPVDTAKLVGRHPLHQRSYVDFKLRLADHLLADHGDRVAYAHSVEARYPFLDPEVIDWVRTAPPGCLVRGGIEKAPLRRLAADRLPPEIAGRQKFGFVAPSSAALLQARIPWVEDLLSRARIAGAGYFDPDTVERLKTRYRAPGFALNTTFEPDLLMIVLSFEILRDCFRVPPL, from the coding sequence ATGTGCGGGTTCGTCGGCTGCTACACTCCCGGACGGGCGGACGCCATCGACGCGGCGCTGCTCGACCGCATGACGCGGACCCTGGAGCATCGCGGGCCGGACGGGCGCAGCCTCACCCGGATGCCGCATCTCGGCCTCGGCTTCTGCCGACTGGCGATCGTCGATCTGGCCGGCGGCAACCAGCCGATCCACAACGAAGACCGGTCGATCGCGCTGGTCTGCAACGGCGAGATCTACAACCACCTGGACCTGCGCCGCTCACTGCAGCGGCGCGGCCACAGCTTCCGCGCCCAGGTCGATGTGGAGGTGCTGGTCCATCTCTACGAGGAGCACGGCCCGGCCTTCCTCGACCGCCTGAACGGGCAGTTCGCCCTGGCCCTGTACGATCCGGCGCGCAACCGTCTGCTGCTCGCCCGGGACCCCGCCGGCATCGCGCCGCTGTACTATGTCTGGCGCGACGGCACCCTGCTCTTCGCCTCCGAGCTGAAGGCGCTGCTGGAACACCCGCTGGTCGGCCGCCGGATCGACCTCACCGCCCTGGACCAGGTCGTCACCTTCCCCGGACCTGTGAGCCCGCGCAGCCTGTTCGCTGATATCCGCAGCCTGCCACCGGGCCATCTGCTGATCCTGGAGGGTGGCGAGCCGGTCGTCTGCCCCTACTGGGACCTGGACTATCCGCTTGCCACCGACCTCGATCCCGCCGCCGAGCCGGACTACGAGGCTCTGGAGTCCAGCCTGCGCGCCTCGGTCGGACGGCGACTCCAGGCCGATGTGGATGTGGGCTTCTATCTCAGCGGCGGTCTCGATTCCTCGCTGATCGCCGCCCTGATCGGCGAGCACGACCGCGCCGCCGGCCTGACGCGCAAGCGCCACGCCTTCTCCATCGGCTTCCCCGACCGGCAGATCGACGAGCGCTGCCAGCAGGAGATGGTCGCCCGCCGCATCGGCGCCGTGCATCACACCGTCCTGTTCGACGCCGAGCAGATCCATGCCCGGCTGCGCGCCGCGGTCCGTCATGCCGAAGCACCGCTGAAGGAGAGCTACAACACCTGCTCCCTCGCCCTGTCCGAGCTGGTCCGTCGGCACGGGCTGAAGGTGGTGCTGACCGGCGAAGGCGCCGACGAGCTGTTCGGCGGCTATGTCGGCTACCGGCTCGATGCTCGTCCCCGGTCAGGTACCGAGGATTTCAGCCTCGACGCCCAGTTGGAGCGCGACCGCCGGCGGCGGCTCTGGGGCGATGCGGACTTCTTCTACGAGCGGGACTACGTCGCCCTGTCGGAAACCAAGCGGGCGCTCTACGCCCCCGATCTCGCCGCCGAGCTGGACCGGTTCGAATGCAGCCTGGCGCCGCCGGTCGACACCGCGAAGCTGGTCGGACGCCACCCGCTGCACCAGCGCTCCTATGTCGACTTCAAGCTGCGCCTCGCCGACCACCTCCTCGCCGATCATGGCGACCGTGTCGCCTATGCCCATTCGGTGGAAGCCCGCTACCCGTTCCTCGACCCCGAGGTCATCGACTGGGTGCGCACCGCCCCGCCCGGCTGCCTGGTGCGCGGCGGCATCGAGAAGGCTCCCCTGCGCCGCCTGGCCGCCGACCGCCTGCCGCCGGAGATCGCCGGCCGGCAGAAGTTCGGCTTCGTCGCCCCGTCCAGCGCCGCCCTGCTCCAGGCCCGCATCCCCTGGGTGGAGGACCTGCTGAGCCGCGCGCGGATCGCCGGCGCCGGCTACTTCGACCCCGATACCGTGGAGCGGCTGAAGACCCGCTACCGCGCGCCCGGCTTCGCCCTGAACACCACCTTCGAGCCCGATCTCCTGATGATCGTCCTTTCCTTCGAAATCCTGCGGGACTGCTTTCGGGTTCCGCCCCTGTAA